From the Labrus mixtus chromosome 17, fLabMix1.1, whole genome shotgun sequence genome, one window contains:
- the tescb gene encoding tescalcin b yields MGALQSIPGQPEYADLAEKTGFSLEQIGVLHKRFKQLSHNEETLRRDHLNGIPDLACNPIRSQIIEAFFDRRNFRQNIEGTVDEISFEQFLVVMSHFKPPRLHITEEQRESIRREKLRFLFNMHDTDNDGTITLEEYRHVVEELLSLSETLEKDTAQSIADAAMLEVASISMGHMEPDEFYEGITFEHFSKLLNGFEIESNMNIRFLYMDTMNLCK; encoded by the exons ATGGGTGCACTACAGTCAATACCTGGCCAACCGGAGTACGCTGATCTGGCGGAAAAGACCGGCT TTTCATTGGAACAGATTGGAGTCCTGCATAAAAGATTCAAGCAGTTGAGCCATAATGAAGAAACGTTGAG GAGGGATCATCTCAATGGAATCCCAGATTTGGCGTGCAATCCCATCCGTTCGCAGATAATAGAGGCCTTCTTTGACAGAAG AAACTTTCGTCAGAATATCGAGGGAACTGTTGATGAGATCAGCTTTGAGCAGTTCCTGGTGGTCATGTCCCACTTCAAGCCCCCAAGGCTGCACATTACAGAGGAGCAGCGCGAAAGCATCAGGAGGGAGAAGCTGAGAT TTTTATTCAACATGCACGACACAGACAACGACGGGACGATCACCCTGGAGGAATACAGACAT GTGGTGGAGGAACTGTTATCTCTTAGCGAGACTCTGGAGAAGGACACAGCCCAGAGCATCGCTGATGCCGCCATGTTGGAGGTGGCCAGTATCTCTATGGGTCACATG GAACCTGATGAGTTTTATGAGGGAATCACATTTGAGCATTTCTCAAAG ttGCTGAATGGCTTTGAAATTGAATCCAATATGAACATTCGCTTCCTTTATATGGACACGATGAACTTATGTAAGTGA